CGATCTGATGCAATCCGTTGATTTCAAAGTATTCTCATCACCAGCGCAGGATGATAATGGCCGGGTTGCTGCGTTGAGGGTGCCGGGAGGTAACGCCTTAACGCGGAAAGAGATTGACGATTACACCAAGTTTGTTGGTATTTACGGTGCGAAAGGGCTTGCCTATATCAAGATTAATGATCTCAGTGCTGGCCGAGAAGGTCTGCAATCGCCAATCCTGAAGTTTTTGCCAGATGAGGTCGTTGAGGCGATTTTGCAACGTACAGCAGCAGAAACAGGCGATCTGATTTTCTTTGGCGCCGATAAAGCCACCACCGTAAATGAATCTTTAGGCGCGTTACGGGTCAAAGTGGGACATGATCTGGACATGGTTGAGCGAGGCTGGAAGCCACTTTGGGTTGTTGAATTCCCAATGTTTGAATGGGATGAAAAAACCAAGCGCTGGTATGCTTTGCACCATCCGTTTACAGCGCCACGTGAAGCGGATTTGGGCTTATTACAATCGGATCCGGGCAAATGCTTATCACGTGCTTATGACATGGTGTTAAATGGCACGGAGCTGGGTGGTGGCTCAATGCGTATTCATCATAGTGATGTACAAAAGCAAGTGTTTGAAATGCTGGATATTGGACCAGAAGAAGCGGAAGAAAAGTTTGGCTTCCTGTTACAAGCTTTAAAATATGGTTGCCCACCGCATGGTGGACTGGCGTTTGGTCTCGACAGGCTGGTAATGTTAATGACAGGATCCGCGTCGATCCGGGATGTCATGGCCTTTCCGAAAACACAGTCAGCAGCCTGTTTGTTGACCGATGCGCCCGGAAAGGTCGCTGAAGAACAGCTTAAAGAGCTAAATATTCGTCTGCGGAAACCGGTGCTTGCCGAATAGGCAGGCAGCCGGCCAACTGCAGCGTTGAGTGTAGAGAGGTGAATCATGGCAGTTGATGTAATCAGTAGCCCGATCCCGTTTGAAGACTATTTTTCGCTTGATGATAGCGAGTGTGAACAGCGAATTATCGAAGCGAAGCAAGCCCTAGGTGAGGATCTTGTTATTTTGGGCCATCATTATCAGCGCAACGAAGTATTTCGTCATGCTGATTATTCCGGAGACTCGCTGAAATTATCCCGTAATGCTGCCTCATCAGATGCGCGCTACATTGTCTTTTGCGGGGTGCATTTTATGGCGGAGGTTGCTGACATTTTGTCCCGGCCGGATCAGATTGCCATTCTGCCAGATATGGCAGCTGGCTGTTCTATGGCAGATATGGCCAACCGAATCAATGTGGACAAAGCCTGGCAGGAAATGTCGGCGGTATTTGATCCTGATACCCTGGTCACACCGATTACCTACATTAATTCTGCAGCAGACTTAAAATCATTTTGTGGCAAGCATGGTGGTATCGTCTGTACCTCGACCAATGCGCCGCATGTGCTTGATTGGGCATTTTCGCAGCGCGAGAAAATTCTGTTCTTTCCGGATCAGCATCTCGGTCGTAATACGGGCTTCAAAATGGGCATTCCACTCGAAGAAATGGTGGTTTGGGATTTTGACAAACCGATGGGGGGCTTAACCCCAGAAGCATTGAAAAATGCCAAGATGATCCTCTGGAAAGGGTTTTGTTCTGTGCACCAGATGTTTCAGCCCGTACAGATAGATAATTTTCTGAAAAAATATCCAGAGACCAAAGTCATTTCTCACCCGGAATGTAGTTTTGAGGTCTGTCAAAAGTCGCATTATGTTGGTTCGACAGAATACATTGTCAGAACTATTGCTGAGAGTGAGCCGGGAACCCGCTGGCTGGTAGGGACAGAACTGAATCTGGTTAATCGCTTGCACGAGCAATTTTCAGCAGAGGGCAAGTCTGTCCACTTTATGTCACCAACGGTATGTATGTGTTCAACCATGTTCAGGGTTGATCCTCAGCATTTGTTATGGGTACTTGAAAACCTGCTGGAAGGCCATGTGGTCAATCAGGTTTCCGTTGAGCCAGATACGGCAGCTCAAGCCAAGCTGGCTTTGCAACGCATGTTGGATCTGCCAATATAATCGGGAGCCGCATCATGGATGCGAAACAGACCAAGGTTGGTAAATACTATCAAGTCCAGCCCAAAGATTTGCCGTTGAGCTGTCCTTTACCTGAGATGGTTTTATGGAATTCACATCCGCGCGTTTATCTCTCTCTGGAAGATCGGGATGAAGTG
The genomic region above belongs to Methylophaga frappieri and contains:
- a CDS encoding zinc-finger domain-containing protein, coding for MDAKQTKVGKYYQVQPKDLPLSCPLPEMVLWNSHPRVYLSLEDRDEVRCPYCGTLYKLAKK
- the nadA gene encoding quinolinate synthase NadA, with translation MAVDVISSPIPFEDYFSLDDSECEQRIIEAKQALGEDLVILGHHYQRNEVFRHADYSGDSLKLSRNAASSDARYIVFCGVHFMAEVADILSRPDQIAILPDMAAGCSMADMANRINVDKAWQEMSAVFDPDTLVTPITYINSAADLKSFCGKHGGIVCTSTNAPHVLDWAFSQREKILFFPDQHLGRNTGFKMGIPLEEMVVWDFDKPMGGLTPEALKNAKMILWKGFCSVHQMFQPVQIDNFLKKYPETKVISHPECSFEVCQKSHYVGSTEYIVRTIAESEPGTRWLVGTELNLVNRLHEQFSAEGKSVHFMSPTVCMCSTMFRVDPQHLLWVLENLLEGHVVNQVSVEPDTAAQAKLALQRMLDLPI